Part of the Paenibacillus guangzhouensis genome is shown below.
CGATTGAACCGATATCTGGAGAGACAGGGTATGGCGCAAACGTGATTCATGCAGATTATACGCATTCGCTCATCGGAGCATTGTTTATAGCAATAATAGCTGGATGGGGGGCGTGGCGGTTGTGGGGCAGACGAGGCGGAGTTACCATTGGATCGATGGTATTTAGTCATTGGTGTCTCGATCTTCTCGTACATCGTTCGGATCTTCCCATACTCCCTGGAAATTTCGGCAATCTTCCTTTGCTTGGCTTCGGGTTATGGCAATATCCTGTTATGAGTATCGGACTCGAGTGTATCTTACTCATCAGCGGTATTATTCTATACTATCGATCATTCTCTAGAATAAACGAACATCGTCGAGGTCGTCGCTGGGTTATTGCATCGACCTTTTTCATGAGCTTATTGTTCCTTTTGGCCATGGTTACAGACGCATTCAATCTTTCTTTAGATTGAACCAAGCGATAACTCTTCAAGGTGAATAATCGCGAGATACAAGGATGCCGTGGAATGAAGCAGTTCATTTCACGGTGTTTTGTTATGGGTTCTATGTATGAATGATGGTACAATGAAGTTTGATAGAGGTAGAACGAGGAAATATATCTATTATTTTGGTGATGAAAGGATGGAAGTTCGTGTACGAGAAATGGGAATACAGAACGTTGAAATTCAAAACCGGTGGGTTCATGGGCGGCAAAATTGATGAGGAGGAGTTCCAAGAAGAGTTGAATCGTCATGGTGACGAGGGATGGGAGCT
Proteins encoded:
- a CDS encoding permease — encoded protein: MFAGHFGLAAAVKAKAPRLPLWALMLSTQLLDVVFIPFLLTGKETIEPISGETGYGANVIHADYTHSLIGALFIAIIAGWGAWRLWGRRGGVTIGSMVFSHWCLDLLVHRSDLPILPGNFGNLPLLGFGLWQYPVMSIGLECILLISGIILYYRSFSRINEHRRGRRWVIASTFFMSLLFLLAMVTDAFNLSLD
- a CDS encoding DUF4177 domain-containing protein: MKGWKFVYEKWEYRTLKFKTGGFMGGKIDEEEFQEELNRHGDEGWELVSCFDTSQSSGSSRDIVVVFKRKKNM